In the Malania oleifera isolate guangnan ecotype guangnan chromosome 1, ASM2987363v1, whole genome shotgun sequence genome, one interval contains:
- the LOC131160094 gene encoding glycine-rich protein DOT1-like isoform X2 — MDRETGRSRGFGFISYTSTEAASSAIQALDGKEFHGRWIKVNYATERRPPAIQGVGSWGSSNSANYGGGNYGVSANYRGGAGDSYGSAAGNYSGGNYGDNYGSSQDSCTGGDNNHGSGSVGDPRVSFEGIGGYGSDSTANYGGVDHGVSVNHGGGADDSYGSAVDSYSDGGGTNYGSGNGSIGGCGDNYGAGGGSINNGHSVTSNHENGGGESYGNVMDNYGSDGNHGSSGYHKGGNNFDAMNVDGGYGSSHSGNYSSHSGTHGKHNYFNGGTGFASGYGGSAETSYGGNYGGAGGGGSNSNGNYSTGINFNANNNGGYGSCGGVGNYSVTGNSGSNSSHFSRGGGGGHGSGSSTGGYDGTTETPCGGGHSYGNQSSGTAVGSRLYDQDVQESNYRVGDDEPDHRVANSRNW; from the coding sequence GAATTTCATGGACGTTGGATAAAGGTTAATTATGCTACAGAAAGACGTCCTCCGGCGATACAAGGAGTTGGCTCTTGGGGCAGCAGCAATAGTGCTAACTATGGTGGTGGTAATTATGGTGTTAGTGCCAACTATAGGGGTGGAGCTGGTGACAGCTATGGAAGTGCAGCAGGTAATTACAGTGGTGGTAATTATGGTGACAACTATGGAAGTTCACAAGACAGTTGCACCGGTGGTGATAATAACCATGGAAGTGGTAGTGTTGGTGATCCTAGAGTTAGTTTTGAAGGCATTGGTGGTTATGGCAGTGACAGTACTGCTAACTATGGTGGTGTTGATCATGGTGTTAGTGTCAACCATGGTGGTGGTGCTGATGACAGCTATGGAAGTGCAGTAGACAGTTACAGTGATGGAGGTGGCACTAACTATGGAAGTGGTAATGGTAGTATTGGAGGCTGTGGTGATAACTACGGAGCTGGTGGTGGTAGTATCAATAATGGACATAGTGTTACTTCCAACCATGAAAATGGTGGTGGTGAAAGCTATGGTAATGTTATGGACAATTATGGTAGTGATGGTAACCATGGTAGTAGTGGCTATCACAAGGGTGGAAACAATTTTGATGCTATGAATGTTGATGGCGGCTATGGTAGCAGTCACAGTGGAAATTATAGTTCTCATAGTGGCACTCATGGCAAACATAACTATTTCAATGGTGGCACTGGCTTTGCTAGTGGGTATGGTGGATCTGCAGAAACATCATATGGTGGTAACTATGGTGGTGCTGGTGGTGGCGGCAGTAACAGCAATGGCAATTACAGTACTGGAATAAATTTTAATGCTAATAATAATGGTGGCTATGGTAGCTGTGGTGGTGTTGGAAATTATAGTGTCACTGGTAATAGTGGTAGCAACAGTAGCCATTTTAGccgtggtggtggtggtggtcaTGGCAGTGGTTCTTCTACTGGTGGATATGATGGTACCACAGAAACACCATGTGGTGGTGGACATTCATATGGTAATCAGAGCAGTGGGACTGCTGTTGGCAGCAGACTCTATGACCAGGATGTGCAGGAAAGCAATTACCGAGTTGGGGATGATGAGCCGGACCACCGCGTTGCCAACTCTAGGAACTGGTAG